The sequence below is a genomic window from Haloferax mediterranei ATCC 33500.
TCAACCACGTCTCGAACTCCCCGAGAACTCGTCTGGTGTTCGTGACGACGGTCGAGAACTCGACGTTCGACTCCGGTGGCTGGACGCCGTCGAGTGGGTCGAACCCGGCGTCACGCGGTCGGTCTCGAACCGCGAGATACGTCACCACCGCGAGGCCGACACCGCCGACACCGATTGCAAGGAGGACGGACCGCCACCCGGCGCTGTCGATTGCGATAGCCAACGGCGTCGTGGCGAGAACACCGCCCATGCCCGCCGCCGCGACGGTCCACCCGGTCATCGTGGCGAACTCGTCCGGTCGATACCAGTTCGCGAGGAACCGCAACGTCGCCGTGTAGAGGACGCTTCCGCCAAGCCCCAACAGTGCTCGTGAGGCGAACGCGATGCCATAAGTCGGTGCAAGCGCGAATCCGAACACCCCGACTGCCATCACCCCGAGCCCACCGGCGGCAACTCGACGCGACCCCGTACGGTCTACGAGGATTCCCGCGGGTAGCTGTAGCCCGGCGTAGATGTAGAAAAAGGAGGCGTGCAACAGACCGAGTTCCGTTCCGGTCGTGTCGAACGCCCGCGAAAGGTCATCGGCGAGGACGGCCGATGTTACCCGATGGAAACTGACGAGCAGAAACCCGGCCGTGAGGAGCGCCCAGAGGACCCATCGGAGGCGTGTCGGACTGGTCCGAATCGAGAACCGTGTCATGAGTCACGAAACAGAGCGTGCGTGTAAATGTCTATCGAGGAGAACGATGGAAAGCAGGTACCGGTCATCGGGAGAAAAGCTCCCAGTCACAGCCACCCCTCCGGGTTTATGGCAGTGTGTCTTCAGTTCATCTGTGATGGTTACCTTGGAAGACCCAGAACAACTCCGCGACCGAGAAAACATCGCGTTTCACGAGGAGACACACATCGTCGGGCACGAGGAGTTCGAATCCTGCCGCGACGACTTAGATAGTCACGTCGCAGTCGGTGTCACCAACGACGCGAGCGAGGTTCTCCTGATGGACGACGGGTCGCACGGGTGGACACTCACCGCCTTCCCGGCCGAACCGGGCGACGATTGGGTGGCGACTGCCCGCGAAGGAGTGCAGTCGTTGATTGGCGTTCCCGTCGAACTCGACTGCCCGGAGCGAGTCCGCCGTATCGACTTCCAAAAGGAAGGGACGGACCAGCAAACCACGATATACAACGTCGTCTGCCGAGCGGTGCCCGTGGAAGGGTGTCCAGTCGCTTCGAACCCTGAACTCGACGGCGAAGCGCTACAGGACCTCAGATGGTTCGACGAAATTCCGACGGAGTGTGAGGGACCGATTGTCGAGGATATCCGGTTGTTTGTCGAGTGAAAATCCCGCAGGAATGACGAAACCGTCTCCTTCAGTCAGTTCGACGAATTAGCGACAGCCCGGTCGTACCACGATGGCTGTTCCACCATCGTCGACCCGATATCTGAGTAGGTGGCCTGTTCTGTCACGTTCACCTCGTCGCCGTTCAGCGTTCCCTGAAATGATAGCTGATACGTTTTGACGAGTCCGTCCGCAGTGACCGTCGCTGTGAGATTGGCGGCCGTAACGTTCGTCACCATCAGTCCGTCGACTTCCAGTAAATCGCTTTTAAACGACGTCGCAGTGACGCGATAGGTCGATTCGTCCTGCTTCGTGACTGAGTCGTTCGAAAATCCCGCAAGGAGAACCGGGATCCACCCATTGTTGAGCGGTGTACCGCGAGAGACCTCCGACGGGGGGACGGTTTGTCCGCTCGGGCCCGCAATGATTCCGTACGTGCTATTCTGTCCCGTCTCGATTTTTCGGAACGCGACAGACCCGTTTGAATAGTGGGCGACCGTGCCGTTCGTTTCGTTGCCGAACCGCGGGAACGACCCCTCCATAGTCGAATTGAACAGGAAGCGGTTCTCAGTCGATGAGACCTGTGTCGAGACCGTGTTACGGGTGTATACCGTTCCGTTCTCCGCATAACGGATTTCGGAAACTTCCTGCACTGAGTAGGACGACTCTTGGAGAATAGTTTCGTGGGCACCCGATACTGTAAACGGTTCTTCGACACCGTCAGCAGTTATTCCCGGCGGGAATTGGGCGGACTCCTCTGCTGTAGTCGTCGCAGTCGTGGTCGT
It includes:
- a CDS encoding MFS transporter, with amino-acid sequence MTRFSIRTSPTRLRWVLWALLTAGFLLVSFHRVTSAVLADDLSRAFDTTGTELGLLHASFFYIYAGLQLPAGILVDRTGSRRVAAGGLGVMAVGVFGFALAPTYGIAFASRALLGLGGSVLYTATLRFLANWYRPDEFATMTGWTVAAAGMGGVLATTPLAIAIDSAGWRSVLLAIGVGGVGLAVVTYLAVRDRPRDAGFDPLDGVQPPESNVEFSTVVTNTRRVLGEFETWLMGTMLFLVIGTNFTVTGLWGVPYIADLYDVSVQTASLFVFVGNIGFLLGSPVIGTLSDRLGHRTEFILASCLVFTVSYSLIFLLVTPPLLVVGVLLFAALFVMGGAVIAFTVAKERHDATASATATGAINSMGYFGAAVFPAVMGFALDAYWTGETVAGARVYTPAGYRVAFGIATAAGSIAVLCAYLLHRRESRTEATPTKSAEVTD
- a CDS encoding DUF7537 family lipoprotein, coding for MCSRWSALAALSIVLLAGCSGFGFGPGSPTTDTATPANTTSTTTPNTATTTTTTATTTAEESAQFPPGITADGVEEPFTVSGAHETILQESSYSVQEVSEIRYAENGTVYTRNTVSTQVSSTENRFLFNSTMEGSFPRFGNETNGTVAHYSNGSVAFRKIETGQNSTYGIIAGPSGQTVPPSEVSRGTPLNNGWIPVLLAGFSNDSVTKQDESTYRVTATSFKSDLLEVDGLMVTNVTAANLTATVTADGLVKTYQLSFQGTLNGDEVNVTEQATYSDIGSTMVEQPSWYDRAVANSSN